Part of the Leishmania infantum JPCM5 genome chromosome 20 genome is shown below.
ACTCGCTCCTTTGCTTCGCTTGGCTCTACTCCTCTCGTGTTGCAGCTGGCTTTCTTTGTGTGCCACTATCAGTACGACCGCTTCAACGAAGCTCAGCTCGccaccccttcctcttccccttcccatcccccctcctcctacCGTCACCGCCCCATcgcacgtgtgtgctgtgtggcTCGTCAGCGCCTGCGCTCACACAAGCATgtgaatgtgtgtgtgtgtgtgtgtgtgtgtgtgtgtgcgtgtgtgtgtgccaagCATCACTGCTTTAACTGCCTCACGTCCGACACGACAGGCAAGAGGGCTTGACTCGGATTGGGAAAGGTGTGCACACAAACATATTCGACGGACAAGGGAACCTCTGTGTGTTTTGTGTCTCTCCCCGACACAcgcctctctcacacaccGTGGCTGTCCATACTCCCAtaagcacgcacacacggatGCAGAGAGACTCCTACGCGACGATTGTGCGATACCCCAACCGGCGCAAGTTCCCGGTGCGGGTGTTGCAGATGAACGGCGCCGTGTTCCACGAAAATCTTATTGAGGACTTCTTCATTGGATATCGCAACCGCCGCTTGGCGCTCATGACGCACACACCCGGCCAAGACCCAAGACTTCCTCGACTGCCGAAGGACATCATCGTTCCCAACTACAAAACGTTCTTGCAGATTCACCAGCCGCACTTCATGTACCGACTCCTGCCTCTGCTGAGCTCGGACGTGGAGGCCTTTGCAGCGATGCAGGCAATCTGTGCCAGCCCGGGATCGCCATTTACGATTGAGGACCGCCTCGAATCGCAGCTGCTTAACTACCGGTTGTCCAAATTGTGCGCTGGTCGTGACAAGATCTGCGAGTTCTTCAAGGACTACACAACTCAAGAGGAGCTGCGGATGCCCTCCGCGACGCGTGCTTTGCCGATCCAGGGAATCTTCTTCCAGGGGCTCATGCTGCGCGATGGGTGTGTGGCGACAACGTCGCATACAAGGGCTCTCACACCGGCTGCAAccgcagaagcggcagcggcgtcgtcctcgaCAAGCACTGGCGACAGCGGAAGAAAGCCGTCGGGAGCCGCCGGCCCAATCGACGACGGGGCAGTCGTTGCGGGAAGCACGGATGGGGGCCTCAATGGAGGTCTGCAAACCTCCTACAAGAAACGAGTCAAGGCATCCATCGCGGCCCTCCTCACCACCCATGACGTACTCAGCGAAGCTGTCATCACCCAACGGGCCCTCATGGCGAAGTTCTTCGAATCCGATTTGTACAACCAATTCGGAACGGCGTCGGCGATCGCCGCGAAGGTGCGCTCGGTGGATGAACGAATGCACTTCATGGCCGTAAAGCGGTTGTGCGCGGGGCGGACGAACACGGCAGAGAATGTGCGAACTcgtgcgcacctcctcgaaCTCGCAAGGAAGCAGAACTTACATGTGTACGAAAAGATCAGCGAAGGCGAATACGCCTACGCCGCAACGTGACACGAAGCAAAGGATGCAGCGAAGCGGGGTGAACAGTGGCAAGGGACCTCCGAAAGCTCGCTGTAGCGCGATAAGgcacctcccccctccctcgcctcctccgctgtcTCTTAGCACAACAGTCCAAATGTGGACACCCCGTGCTTCTCCGTCCGCTATACGTACCTTCCCCCGCCCCTGTCCTCGCTCACAAGCTCACGCACGggggcgcacgcacgtatGCTCATGTACACCGTCCTtggccctcctccaccatcAAGGATACGCATGAGCGGGCGTGCCTCTTATGCTcagctctgtgtgtgtcttgttGTTGCTTGGCTTGTTTTCTTCTCCTTCACCACGTACTTCACAGAGGCATTCATGCGATCTGGCACTcttgtgcgcatgcgctgccTAAAGACGAAACACCAGGGAAGACGGAGTCGCCGACACACTTACCAGAAGTGCGGGCGAACCGAAAAGGTACTGCTGCCACTCTCTGCGGCTCTcccgccctccgccgcctctctgTGGTGCATCGgcgctcttttcttttgtgttccgtctgtgtgtgtgtgtgtgtgttcgtacgtgtgcatgtgtctgtCGTTGTGTGTTCGAGGTTGCTAGAGAAGACGGACACATGCGCGTTGGTGTCGACCATCACGGGAAGTCGTGCGAGAAGTGGGGTGGCCGTGCGGCTCGTCCACTTGTAACTCAAAGGTCCTTCTCTacccttttctctctctctctgtatggGGCTTCATCAGCCGCACACGGGACATACGAACACACGTGGGTGTCTCCGCTCACATTCGACACGCACAATCACCCACACATACGcagagcacacgcacacacacattccACCGGGCAGCGCTCCTTCTTTCCCTTCGTGTGCCCACAGGAGCGTGGCACATCATACGCAACCCGGTGACGAAGGCGTAGCGCGCCCGTCGGTTGCTCACATAAAGCAAACGCTAGAAGTGAACGAAGAGTCCCTtcggcgagggaggggggacacGGGGGCACAGATCGCCGGCGACTGCAATGTCCTCTCTCGCGACGTGGGATGACTGCATCGGGCCTGCCAAGTGGCTCagcgagccgctgcagcgcgttcTGAGCTACCCGAAGCCTTTGCCGGTTCAGCAGGCCGTCATCCCGACCATCATGCGAGCACTCATGAGCGGTGTGCCGAACGATGTCAGCCTCACCGCCCCCACCGGGAGCGGTAAAACACTTTGCTACTTAATCCCATTAGTACGCCTCCTCACGGAGTTGAAGAAAGGCGTTGATGATaacgcgctgcgctgcttgaTTCTCGTGCCAACGCAAGCGCTGGGGCAGCAAGTGTaccgcgagctgcagcgcctgacGCGTCCAAGCTCGATCAAAGTTGCGTGCATCTGTGCCGAGGCCGTGGATGCAGCAAGGGGCACATCGACAGATGtggaggcagcagaggccCGCGAGCTGGTACGGCGAGTCGTGCTGCCTCGTTTTGGCGGCTCCGAGCAGCATTCCGCGGATGGATGCGATAGTGCTGGCGAAAGTGAGGAAGACGCCGACATGGTAGACGGCGACGAAGCGGACGGCGGTGACGACGGTCACTGCTTCGCCACGCGTCAGCAACACCGTACGAGGAACACCACCGTACGGTACTTCTCCAACGTCGACGTGATTGTTTCCACGCCGCAGCGACTTCTTCATCACCTTGACCACACGCGTGGCCTGCGCCTGGCAAGTCTGCGCTTGTTGGTGATTGACGAGGCGGACCAGGTGTTGGTCGGTAGCTTCGCCTCGCATGTGCAGAAGGTGAACGCGCGGTACGAGTttgaggtgcagcagcagcaacgacgccAGCTAAGGCAGCAAgagcgcatgtgtgcgcttCTTGCATGCGTCATGTCTTCGAACTTCGCTTCTTCTAGTGAGTCTTCCGTGGCAGCAGCCATGATATCGCCAGCCCCGCTCCAGCGGTTGGGCAGCCTCGGTGGCGCCTCTGCGAATGCCTTCTTGGCTCGCGGTGGCCCCATCTTACACAAGGTTCTCTGCTCTGCAACGCTCTCGTCACGCATCGCACGCATCTCCAACGTGAAACTGCGCAACTGCAGCTACTACGTCCtcgacagcaacggcgagGAACGCAAGGAGGAAGGGATggcgtcgtcgcagcaggCAAATTCGGGggcaggcgcggcagcagatggtggcgcggtgctgcgcacccAGTTCGCACTCCCGCccacgctgcaggagcacaTTATCTTTGTGGAGGACACATACCGGCCAGCAGTCCTGCTCAAGTTGGTGCACGCCTTGCGGAGCCGCATTGCGGCCACAGCTGCACGGAAGCGTGCttcggctgccgcgcgacgGCTTGCGGCCGGAATGGCTGTCGATAATGGTGACGATCGTGCTCACAGAGAGGCGGACCTTCCTCGTATAGTTGCAGCGCAGGACGCCACCATCGCCTCTGCATCATCGTCGTACCCGAACGTGGAGGACAGGGCAGGCACCGGCATCCTCATCttctgcgccaccgcagaggaggcgcgtGTCATGAGTCacttcctcgccgctgccggagtCTCGTCTGTCGTCGAGTTCACGACTCTTTCCAGCGAGGCagagcgacgccgcgcgctgctggagcggaCGGCTGGCGCGGACGACACGGAATCTGGCGCCGAAGCCTCCTGCGTCGTAGCCTCAGACGCTCTTATGCGCGGCATCGACATCCCGAACGTGGGCCATGTCATTATGTACCACCCGCCTGAAGCTGTGTCGCAGTACGTGCATCGCGCCGggcgcacggcgcgcgcgATGCGGCCCGGCCacgtgcacctgctgctgagcaAGACAGGGTCGAGCGGCAAGCAGGAGGACGGCGAGATGGCGCTGTACAAGCGGCTGTCTCGGTCACTTTTGCGAACGCTTCCGGTGTCGTATGAGCGAGGCTTCTTCCGATTTGCGGAAGCGCCgtccgccggcgcggcaacCTCAGCAACCAGTGCCGatgccacagcagccgctgagGAGGTTGGCTCTGCCGAGTGGTGGGTGGCTCAAGCCGGTCAGTTTCTCGTACAATCCCAGCATCAGCTACAGCGTCGGTGGGCCTCAGTTCTGGAGTCTGCCGCcacagcggccgcagcaaaGGCGAAAGCTACTGCTGCCGCGAGCAAAGGCCgctccacagcagcggccatCATGACCCCCAGTAGGGGCGCGGATTCAAGCCAGATGGAGGCATCCCCAGGGAGGAAGCGAGACCGCAGCGTTGTCTCTAGCACAGCCAGGGCGatgccagcggcggtgggcagTGGCTTGAGGGCGCGATGGCTCCGGTGAGAGGGTGCAGCCGTTTCCTCTGGCGCGAAGGACGGTGCTCTTGAGAAGctgaagagagaggagggaaagggtgGTGAAGCGGAGGAGACAGTTGTGATCTTCGCCCGGTCTCCACCCAACcggcaaacacacacacacacacacatgcgtacatatacatacatgcTGATAAGCACGTCAGCTTCCCCGAGACTTTCTGTCTTCTCGTCCcctctcacgcacgcacgcacacacatcgcAGCCCTGGAACCGAAGTAACGGCAGActttgtgtgtttctttCCTTCGAGCTTCGAGGACGACATCGATCGAAGGACGTGTTCGCGAGCCGATCTGTAACGGAGCGCCTGCTTGAGCGGTCTCTGAGCCTTTTAAGTGTGCATGCTAATCCGAAGAGTCCAGCGTAATCCACGGACAAagagacgaggaagagaaaTAGGGAGTATGTACGCCGCGGATGGCACGCAAGCAAGCCACGAACAAAGAGGGCTGATCGCAACGCCGATGCGCGTGCTCACCGTCGTAAAACGGCTGTACAGtgagcagagagaaaaaaaaaagaggaaaacgCATGCCGTGAGCCAGCGCCGATAACTGCAGTTGTTCAGAGCAGGCGCTGAGTAGATACGTTCACCGCTCATGAGGGGTCGTCTGACGTTCATGTATAGGGACCTGCAAAGATGCTGTGCCGgtcttcccccccccctgcttctccacctccccaCCCTTGCATAAACGCACATTCGTCTTTCATTGGCTCAGGGGGCTCTCACCTCTCCGTCCGCTTCCGCCGAGCAGTCAAGgttgctgccgttgctcttGTCGGTGTGTGTCAGTGCCGGATTCtacagcgcgtgcgcgtgtctgtttCATCACGGCACCTTACAAGACGAGCACGCCGCGCTGTCTCTCCCGccctttcctctttctctccacACTTCCacgcccacacgcgcacgcgcccacaTCCCTCGTTAAGCAATGGGTGGCAAGCGCAAGAAGTCCAACAACGGGCCAGTCAAGAAGGAGAGCAAGTACAAGATCCCCACCCGCTTTGACTGCCCGCTGTGTGATACGAAGGCTTCCATTGTCGTCAGAATTTTTCGCGCGACTAGCGATGCCACGGTGCGGTGCCGCGTGTGCGGAACGGGCGGGACGAAACGGTGGAATGTGCTGCGCCTCGAGAAGCCAGTGGACGTGTTTTTCCGCTTCCACGAGGCGCTCATTCAGCGCGATCACGCCGACCTGCAGCAGGTAGAGATGGGTCGCGAGGCGAAGCTGAGCGTTGGCGCGCCCAACGCCGACCTTGGTGGAAGTCAGAGCAGCATGGAAAAGGGGGCGTACTCTCCAGGGGACGCAGCCGTGGCGGGCTGGGCTCGGCTCggctcctctgctgccgccgctgcaaccGCGTCAGGGAGCTCGCATTCGCAGCACGTGAGGTCTCTAggtgagctgcagcgcaagctgACTATGCCAACGTGGCCGGGTTtcgccacggcgccgacCGCCTCGTGTGCCGTCGACCTCCGCGACGACTACGAGGGCGAGGCggaaggagcagcagcccacTACTTTGCTCCTCGTCAAGAGGTACACAGCGCCGAGGATGAGGATGACGAGTACGACCAGCTGTTTCAGTGAGAAggctcgctgctgctacggTTATTGATGCCGATGCTGCGTGTGTAAGGTACAGGGCGCCCTCGTGTGGACCCTCCGTTTGTTTGGTTTTTGTATGCTTCGCATCCTTGAAGGGGAGACGATCCCGTTGTGTTTGGGCGTGGTTGCTTACCGCTGCTtctcagctgctgctgttgcggtgcctcgctgtgtgtgtgcgtgtgtgtacggtGTGATCCATCAGTTTGAGGCAATGCAAAGTCGAGTGGGCGAAACCAGGAACGTGGGAGACGGTGGAGTGAAGCTGTGCGCCCACatttgtgcgcgcgcctcggtgtgtgtgtgcacgtctcTGCGCTACTTCCTTTGCTGTCCCTACGACCTCCTCCTGTGGTACGTTTATGGTCGCCGCTGAACACGTCGCCTTTTTCCTTCGGTTGTACGATACTGCATGCATCTCCCTCTCagtctcgtgtgtgtgtgtgcgtgtgtgtgtgcgtgtgtgtgtgtgtgtgtgtgtgtggatgtgtgttCATTGTTTCCCAGTCGTCCGTTGGCGTAACCCAGTGATCGAACGTGCACACGGAGGGGAATGGGGTACGGTGCGCATCTGCAAGACTGCCTTGTCCCTTGAGTCATGGCCCGTCACTCCGCGGCACCACCTGTATCAAACATCCTACGCGTCTTATGGGCTCGTCCTTGAGAGTCTTGAGGGGGGGCGCAGCGGAAGAGGGGCGCTTGAAATGTGGAGACGCCTGTCtgcctcccttctcccccgcCAGCGCACGCCCGCTGCTTCGAAGACGCAGTTCAGGACAAAGGACTCAGTCTTGGGTTCTCCGCCCGTCACTTCAGcgtctcccccctccctctcgtccTCTGGACTCCTTTGCCGCTCtatccctctcccctctccaaACGCGCGCCTGTGTAGATACAAGTGCTGATTGAAGTCTGCTGTCCCACCCACCGACGCCGGCACCGGGCGACTGCTAACATGTCAGACACAAGAGACGCGGCCCAGCCGCGGCGTGGCAACTTTGCCAGTCGAAAAGCACGCGGCGAGACGGGGggcagcaagagcagcagcagcagtagcaaGAGCAAGGAGCACAGCTACGATGCCCGCCGCTATCACCAGAACGCCAACACGCACGGCATTCACGCACTGCGCACGTTCGACTGCCCTGTCTGTGACTCCAGGAACACGATCCGCGTCACTCTCAACCCGCGGCTCGGTCAAGGAACGGTTTGCTGCACCTACTGCTGCTCACTGCGGCCCGCACCACCCGATCTGCCGTACCCCAGCGTTCAGAACTTTGTTCCGTCGCTGGAGAACAAGGCAGACGTATTCTTTCGCTTCAACGAGCAGTAcgccgcactgctgcggcaA
Proteins encoded:
- a CDS encoding putative ATP-dependent RNA helicase; its protein translation is MSSLATWDDCIGPAKWLSEPLQRVLSYPKPLPVQQAVIPTIMRALMSGVPNDVSLTAPTGSGKTLCYLIPLVRLLTELKKGVDDNALRCLILVPTQALGQQVYRELQRLTRPSSIKVACICAEAVDAARGTSTDVEAAEARELVRRVVLPRFGGSEQHSADGCDSAGESEEDADMVDGDEADGGDDGHCFATRQQHRTRNTTVRYFSNVDVIVSTPQRLLHHLDHTRGLRLASLRLLVIDEADQVLVGSFASHVQKVNARYEFEVQQQQRRQLRQQERMCALLACVMSSNFASSSESSVAAAMISPAPLQRLGSLGGASANAFLARGGPILHKVLCSATLSSRIARISNVKLRNCSYYVLDSNGEERKEEGMASSQQANSGAGAAADGGAVLRTQFALPPTLQEHIIFVEDTYRPAVLLKLVHALRSRIAATAARKRASAAARRLAAGMAVDNGDDRAHREADLPRIVAAQDATIASASSSYPNVEDRAGTGILIFCATAEEARVMSHFLAAAGVSSVVEFTTLSSEAERRRALLERTAGADDTESGAEASCVVASDALMRGIDIPNVGHVIMYHPPEAVSQYVHRAGRTARAMRPGHVHLLLSKTGSSGKQEDGEMALYKRLSRSLLRTLPVSYERGFFRFAEAPSAGAATSATSADATAAAEEVGSAEWWVAQAGQFLVQSQHQLQRRWASVLESAATAAAAKAKATAAASKGRSTAAAIMTPSRGADSSQMEASPGRKRDRSVVSSTARAMPAAVGSGLRARWLR